The Planctellipticum variicoloris DNA window ACGGCGTAGAGCCCACGGGTTGCACTCCGTCCGCCTGGCGGCGGACTCCGTTTCACCCGTGGCTACAACCCGTCGCCCCTTTCGGGGCTCAGGACGGGGGCTGACTGTGTCTAATGTTTGAACTCGTTCCCAGGCGGAGCCTGGGAACGCCCTCTTGCGATGCTCTGCATCGCGGCCAATAGCGTCCGCCGCCGCGAACGAAGAGCGAGGCGGAGCCTCGCTGTGGAGGGTTCCCAGGCGGAGCCTGGGAACCAGATTCTGTCAGGTCACAGCTTCAGGGACGTGATGGCCTCGCGGAGGATGCCCGCGCTGCGTTGCAGGGCGGCCTGCTCGGCGTCGTCCAGCGTCAGCGGCATGGAGGCGATCAGTCCCTGGCCGCCGACGATCCGCGGCAACGAGAGCGTGACGTCCTGGACGCCCGCGACTTCCGCCGTCGGCGAGCAGACGGTCAGGACCGCCCGCTGATTGTGCAGCACCACATCGACGATGCGCGCCAGGGCGCTGCCGATGCCGTAGTAGGTGGCGCCTTTCCCTTGAATGATGTGGTAGGCGGCCCGGCGGACGCGTTGATCGACATTGGCCCGCTGTTCGGCCGAGAGCGTCATGCCACGGACCCGGCAGAACTCGTCGAGTCGCAGTCCGGCGACTGCGGTGAGCGACCACGTCAGCACTTCAGAATCGCCGTGCTCGCCGATGACGTATCCGTGGATGTGATGCGAGTCGACTCCCAGATGCGTTCCCAGCAGCGTACGGAACCGGGCGGTGTCGAGCGTCGTCCCGGAACCGATGACGCGATGCGCCGGCACGCCCAGCTTGCCGGCGAAATGGGCCGTCAGGTGCGTCATCACGTCGACGGGATTGGTCGCGACGACCAGAACCGCCTCGGGGGCGTACCTCAGAATGGCGGGCACGACTTCGGAAAAGACGGCCGCGTTCCGCTCCAGCAGTTGCAGCCGGGTTTCGCCGGGCTGCTGGTTCACTCCCGCGGAAATGATGACGACCCGGCTGTCGGCCAGCGCGTCATAGTCGCCGCTCCGGACCGTGAGCGGATGCGAAAACGGAACGGCATGAAACAGATCGTCGGCTTCCGCGTCTGCCCGACAGGCATTCCGATCGACCAGGACGACTTCGCGGCCGACGCCCTGCATGACGAGTGCATATGCTGCGGTCGAACCGACCAGTCCGCTGCCGACGATTCCGACTTTCATCTGATCGCTCCTTCACGTGTCCCAACCTTGCACCAACGCGAGTGGTGGCGCCCTCGAATCCTATCGGGTGGCACGCTCTGAGTCTTCGAAGGGCGTGTCTTCAACACTGGTCGAAGGCCACGCCCACCGCAAAGCCTCCGGGCGTGTCACTCGGCTCGTACCCCTGTCGAACACGAAAACACCCCGCGCGGCGTGCCACGCGGGGCGTTTCATCATTGTCAGTCGACGACGAATCGCTCAGTTTCTGAAGACCTGCGTCGTCAGCGAGTAGACCGTGCCGTCGTGCTCGTATTCCAGTTCGACGAAGGTGGCCACGTTCTTGCCGGCGGGAATCGCCCGCAGCACGTGGAATTTTGGAGTGGGCGTCTCGACCTCCGTGGGAGACCACTTCGATTCGCGGAAGTCGAACGAAGGCGATTCCGCCGACCAGTGTCGCACGTTGACCGGCATCTGATCGGCGACGACGTCCAGCCGGACTTCCGCCGGGGTCTTGTCGAATTTCCAGGTCACTCCCGGCAGCGGCCGGCCGGTGGCGGCGTGACGGAAGAAGACGGCCAGCGTCGTCAGGGCGAAGGCTTTCCGGTCTCCGAGGTTGTGGCCGACGTTCGGAGCGGCCAGCACGGCCCGCGGGCCGACGAGGTCGTCGTAGTACATCCGCATGGCGTCGACCGTCCAGTAGCGGTCGTTGGTCCCGACGATCAGCAGTTTGGGGAGCGTGAGCTGCTTGCGGTAGGTGTAAGGATCCATCATGTGCCAGAGCCGGTCTTCGCGCTCGGTCTTCGGCTCGGTTTCTTCCTTGACCAGTCCTTTGCTGGTGTAGTCGGCGATCTGCTCGCTGTAGGCGCCCCAGGTTTCCTTCTGATACTTCATCTGCGCCGGGAAGTTGAGCGTGTCGATGACGATCGGCGCGGTGCCGACGATCCGTGGATCGACGACGGGGGTGAGCCAGCTCGTCCAGCCGCGTTTGGAAGCTCCCGTGATGACGAAGCCGGTGACTTTCGTCTTCCGGTCCTGTTCGGCGAACTGCTGGAGGGCGTCCATGGCTTTGACGGCGCTTTTGACCATCGGGAAGAGCAGGGGCCAGGTTTCGTCGCCGGTGGCGAGATACTTGAGCCACGTCTCGGTGATCAGGTCGTCTTCGAAGCGATCGCCGAACAGGGGCTGGTTGGGGACCTGGTGGATCGTGGCGACGCGGGCGCCGCACAGTTTCGCCAGGAGGAGTCCCTGCTGGATGTCACCTTCCTTGGGCTCCTTGCCGATTGCGCCTCCGGTCACGAACAGGAGCATGTGATCGGTGATCTTCAGCCCCTCGGGCTCGTAGACCATCAGGTCGTGCTGCCAGGTGAGATTCTGCCAGGTTTGCGAGGTGAGCTTCAGATGCTGGACGACGCCGAGACCGGGGAACTTTTTCTCGCCGAGGTTCTCCCAGCGGAACTCCGGTTCGGGGCGTTCCATGTAGTTGAAGATGGCTTTGGGGACGTCCATCGAGGGGGCGGGGGATTCGGCCCAAGTCCGCGCGGCGCTCAGCAGGAGCAGGACCGCTGCGACCGGCACAATTCGAGAGCAGAAGCATTTCATGCGTGGAGAATCCAGTCAGGTGTTGAGGCTGTGGCGACGGGCCGATGCCGTCGACTACTCTGTTTTCAACTCAAACGCAGGGAGTTCCTTGGTGCTGGCGGTGATCTCCGCCTGCAGCCCGGACTTTCCACGCACGACGTACTTTCCTTTGAGCAGATCCGGGCCGGGTTCGGCATTGCCCATCATGATTTGCTGCTGGGTCGGCTGCACGGAGGGATCCGGCCAGACGACGGTCACATCGTAGCTTCCGACGGCGACGCCTTTTTCAAGGGCCGAGACCAGGGCAAACTTGCCATCCGGGTCAACGGCGCCTGACGCCGTCACGCCGGCCGGGTCGTCTTTTGGGAAGAAGAGAATGGTCGCTCCGTCGGCCGGCTTCCCGTCGACCATCACGCTCCCCGTCACGGGGACAACGGGTTTTCCGGCGGAGCATCCTCCGGTCAGGAGGAGGGCGACGACAACGGCGCTGGCCCGGCAGCAGCGGCCCGCGAGAAACCAATGAAGCATAGGAGTCTTTCCGGATGCGGGGCGATTCTCGCAAGAACAAATGGGTCCGCGGAAGAAAGCGTCGATATCGTTATCGTTTCAACGTCTCACTCTGCGGAGCCAGAGATAGTGCGGCAGCCGGGGCGAGCGATTCTGCTGCCATCGAGCCTGAACGGGGGGGGGGCGCGACGACCCGTGGCCGAGTTCCGGCGATGGCAGCGAGCGGACGCCGCGGGGAGCCTGTCAGTCGATCCCCAGAGCTTCACCGCCATCGCGGGAAACGATGGCTGCCAGGACTGCGGCGGACATGTTTTCCGAGAGGAACACCACGGATCCGTCGCCCCGCAGCGCATGAGCGCCGCCAACGTGGAACGAATACAAGTTATTCTCGTTAATCACATTGATTGCCGAGCACCCGGCCTGCGTCGGGTTAGCGATGTCGGCGCCGCTGTAACCCCGGAGGTGACGGGCGACGTTGACGTCTCCGTAGAATACATTCAACGCAACGTTCCCCTGAGGCGGCCCCCAGGTCTGGTTCGGCAGCGCCTTGCCGCGGAAGTAGAGATTCTGCTTGCCGGCCAGTTCGACGAAGCAGAGCGTCGTGGAGAGTCCGTCCGTCACCTCTGCGAACTTGATCGTCGACTTCTTGCCAGCCGGATCGGTATCCGGATCTTTATCGGGAAGTCCCAGCATGGCGTTGTGCGTCGTCGTGCTCGGCATGCCGGCGCAAACGGCGAAGCTGCTGTGGAGTCCGCGGAGCGGAACGTAGTCAGTCCGGGGCATGATCATCGGGCCAAGCGGCAATCCAACGGAAGTGAAATAGGGACCATAGTCGCTCAGGAGTCCGCCGGGGGTGGAAGGGCAGACAAACCCCGGAATGGATTTCGTGGCGTCAATGCTGAGAGTTCCGTAGGCCGGCGGCATATTGCGGGGATCGACATACGATCGCTTCAGATCAAACATGTTGTAGATCGCGGCCTGATCCATGAACGGCAGCAGGTGAAACAGCGTCCCCATCGTGGTTCGCTGCGTCGTGCCAGATCCATACGGATTTGGCGGCGTCGGATAATCGACCGTCGCAATGATCTTCTGCCAGGCCGGCATCGAGCCGTATGTCGACTCGTGATTGTGGAGGGCCAGGCCCATCTGCTTCAGGTTGTTGCGGCACTGCGTCCGGCGGGCGGCTTCGCGCGCCTGCTGGACGGCGGGGAGGAGCAGCGCGATGAGAATGGCGATGATGGCGATCACCACCAGGAGCTCAATCAGCGTGAAGCCGCGCGGTTGACGCGACGGCGAGGGACGATTCGGTCGACGGAGTGTCAGCATGGTGCGCTTCCTGGAGAATCCATGGAGAGTAATGGAGAACGACGGAGTCGAAGCCGAGAAACCGGCGGTTTCGAAAGAGAAGGGAATCGTAACCTTAGCGGCCAACCACATTCAAATAAAAAATCAGGGAATTCCCCACTGTCAGGGGGGGAAAGTCCCTCCTGAGTGAAGACCGCTGGCGGCGGATGGGGTCAGACCGGTTCGCTCGTCCAGAGGCCGGTGGACTGGCCGTCTGCGGGCGGGTGCGGGCGGACGATCATTGTGGGAAGGCCGCGACCGGGGAGTTCTTCGGCGTCAGACCGAGGTTTGGCGGAGAGGCCTCCGATGTACGAGTATGATGGACGTCATTCGTTCTTCGACGGCGTAGGACGAGCCATGCCGCTTGCGATCACGACAGACGCGGGCGTCCATCGTACGGGGATTTCGCGGGCAGGCGTTTCCATCGAGGAGGAGTTCTCCTGGCGTCAACACCGGCGGACCGGCAATTGCCGACGGCGCCGCCCTGCCGGCTATTGCCGGCCGGACCCGATTGCACCTGCAGTTGCAGGGGTGCTATCATTCAGTGTCACGGTTCGATTGGGGAGCAATCCTTCGCTTTCCGACGAACTCACGTGCAAGACGGCGGGACACCATGGGCGGCAATCCACAGAACGAAATCGATCAGGTCCCCCAGATCCGAGCCCTGCTGGGCGGGGTCGGCCTGCGGACGACGGCGGCCCGGCTGGCGGTGGTCCGCCGCCTGCAGCGCGCCACGTCGCCCGTCAGCCATGCCGAAGTCGCGGAAGAACTGGTGCCGCTGGGGTTCGACAAAGCCACCGTCTTCCGGAATCTGACGGATCTGGTCGACGCCGGTCTGGTCACCCGCACCGAACTGGGAGACCACGTCTGGCGTTTCGAGCTGCGGGATCAGGCGCATCCCGATCGGGGCCATCACCCGCACTTCGTCTGCGTCGACTGCGGCAGCGTGACCTGCCTGCAAGAAGTCGACGTTCCCAAGACGATGCAAAAGAGCTGGTCGCGGATCGGCGACGTGACGGAAGTGCTTCTGAAAGGCCACTGCCACGCCTGCTCTCAGAAGGCGTAGCCTGCCGACTCCGAGATGGGTTAGACGTGGTTGCCGCATTCGGCGGCGATGGGCTGTAGAGGCATCGGAGACCCGGTCTGGCTGAGCGGCCCAGACCGGGGCATCGCGAAGACGCTCCTGCCCCGGCCACCCGTCACTGTACTTCACGCTTGCTCGGATGTAGGGTGAGTCGAGTCCGCGAGGCTCACCACTACTGCCTTGATTGACGGTGAGCCTCGAAGACTCGACTCACCCTACCCAGACTCGACATTCACCGGACTGACTTCATTCCGCCGCAGCGACGATCCGCATCTTGTAGAACGAGCGCCAGACGAAGTAGAACGCGCCGGCGAGGAAGGCGGCTCCGAGGACGGGGGTCAGCGTCGGCTGGTTGATCTTGACGGCCAGTTCGACGGCGAGAATCCCGAACAGCGTCGTGAATTTGATGATCGGGTTCAGCGAGACCGAGCTGGTGTCCTTGAACGGATCGCCCACGGTATCGCCGACGACCACGGCGTCGTGCAGCGGCGTCCCCTTCATCTTGTAGCGGACTTCGACCAGTTTTTTGGCGTTGTCCCAGGCGCCACCGGCGTTGGCCATGAAGACCGCCTGGAACAGTCCGAAGACCGCGATCGACATCAGATAGGCGATGAAGAGATACGAATCGAGGAACGCGAAGCCGAGCGTCAGCAGGCAGATCGCGCAGAAGATGTTGAACATGCCGGTCTGAGCGTACTCGGTGCAGATCTGCACGACTTTTTGGCTGTCTTCGACGGAGGCTTTCGCCGGGCCGTCGACATCCAGTCGGATATGCTTCTTGATGTATTCGACGGCGCGGTAGGCCCCGGTGGTGACGGCCTGGGTCGAGGCTCCGGTGAACCAGTAGACGACGGCGCCGCCGCACAGGAAGCCGAGCAGCACCATGGGGTCGGTGATGGCGAGTCGCTGCATGGCGTCCGGGTGGCCGCCGGTGAGCATCAGGACCAGCGAGAAGATCATCGTCGTGGCGCCGACGACGGCGGTGCCGATCAGCACGGGTTTGGCGGTCGCTTTGAAGGTGTTGCCGGCGCCGTCGTTTTCTTCGAGGAAATCTTTGGCGTGCTCGAAGCGGGGTTCGAATCCATAGTCGCGCTGGACTTCGGAGCTGATGCCCGGGGACGATTCGATCATGGAGAGTTCGAAGACCGATTGAGCGTTGTCGGTCACGGGGCCGTAGGAGTCGACCGCGATCGTCACCGGCCCCATCCCCAGGAAGCCGAACGCGACGAGTCCGAAGGCAAAGACCGACTGGTAGCCGGACATCAGTTCGGGGGGAATCAGCGTGCCGATGGCCCAGGCGGCGCCCATCAGGCCGGCGATCGACATTCCGGTCCAGAACGCGCCGAAGTTGCCGGCGACCAGGCCGGAGAGGATCGTCAGCGAGGCTCCCCCCTGTTCGGAGCTGCTGACGATTTCTTCGACGTGTTTGCTGCTGAGGCTGGTGAAGACCATGGTCAGGACGGGGATCAGCGCTCCGGCGACGGTGCCGCAACTGATGATGGTCGACAGTTTCCACCAGAGGCCCGCCGAGGCGCCCTCGAGGCTTCCCAGGAGGACGTACGACATGACGTAGGTGACGACGACGGAGACCGCGGAGGTGAGCACCACGAGGCGGTGGAGGGGGTGTTCGAAGTCCATTTTGTCGACGGCGCCGAATTGCCGGGTGGCCCAGCGTTCGTTGGCGAGGTAGGACCCGAGGGAGGTGACGATCATCATGGCGCGCATGACGAACAGCCAGATGAGCAGCGTGGCCTGGAGGGCGGGGTTGGCGGTCATGGCCAGGGCGATGAAGGTAATCAGCGCGACGCCCGTGACGCCGTAGGTTTCGAAGCCGTCGGCGGTGGGGCCGACGCTGTCGCCGGCGTTGTCGCCGACGCAGTCGGCGATGACGCCGGGGTTGCGGGCGTCGTCTTCTTTGATTTTGAAGACAATTTTCATGAGGTCGGCGCCGATGTCGGCAATTTTGGTGAAGATGCCGCCGCAGATCCGGAGGACGCTGGCGCCCAGCGATTCGCCGACCGCGAAGCCGAGGAAGCAGGGGCCGGCTTTATCGGGGGGGACGAACAGGAGGATGATCAGCATGAGGGCCAGTTCGACGCTGATCAGGAGCAGGCCGATGCTCATACCGGCCTGGAGGGGGATCTGCAGCACGGGGAGGGGTTTGCCGCGCAGTGCGGCGAAGGCGGCGCGCGAGTTGGCGTAGGTGTTGATCCGCATGCCGAACCAGGCGACGCCGAAGGAGCCCAGGATGCCGACGACCGACCAGAAGAGGATCATCGCCACGGTCGGGAGCGGCAGGCCCACGAAGGCGTAGTAATAGATGAAGATCACCGCGCCGATGAGGACTTCGAGGATCGCCAGCAGCCGGGCCTGCGTCAGCAGGTACGTTTTGCAGGTGGTGTAGATCAGCTCCGAAACTTCGCGCATGGAGCCGTGCGTCGGGAGCTGCATGAGGCGGCGGGCCTGCCACAGGCCGAACGCGGCTCCTCCCGCGCAGACCAGCAGCCCGCCAAATAACAGCACCTGGCCTGAGAGACTGACGCCCAGGGCGTCGATGGTTGCGGTGCGGACTTGCGGGAGGACCAGATCGGCTTCGCCCGCTTGAGAAATTGAGTTGCCGATCAACAGGAAGCAGAAACTCAATACGGCACAGGCGGCCCGTCGCAAGCCCAGCACCAACGTCATCGAGAATTCCTTCGAAGGCAGTTTGTCCCAGGTGGAGTGGGGTGGCGCGTTCGCGTCGCCGGCAGCCAGCTTACGCAAATTTCACATCGCCAACCTTCGATTTGTTTCGCACATTGGGGAAAGGAAATCCAGCCTGCCGGGGGCGCACTTTCCCAAAATGCGCCAGATTTCCTGCCCGATGTGCGCCATCGACGCTCTACCTGGATCTGACCGGCTGATTTCGGCGGAGCGATTCCACGGCTTCACCAAAGAACCGCAGTCCCTCGGTCGCCCCGAGCAGTTCGTAGACTTTCCGCGTTTCGGCGTAGGCGTCGTGCAGCGGCGCACCGTGGACCGGGTGGTTCCCGCCGGTCATCCCGCCCGCGATCGCCAGTGGGCGGGGCGCGACCAGAGCCGCCAGGTGCGGAATGTCGCCGACATCGCGCAGGATTCCGGGGGCGATGGTTCCCAGGCGCTGCCCTTCGTACGGGCCATCGTCAATGTAGCTGACGAGCGAGTCGGAGGTCGTCACGGTTTTGATCCGGTCGTCGGTCGCGGCATCGCAGAGAGCGACGAGTCCTGCGGGTCCGAAACCCGCAATGCGGACGCGATCCGGACTGCCGAGGGCGTCGATCAGCCGGCGGACATCGTACGTCCACTGTCCGAGCAGGGGCCGGCCGATCCAGAGAGCCCACTCCGCCGTATTGTGGTCCGGCGCTCGACCGATTTTGTCGCCGGGCCGGGCGAGAGCCCCCGTCGCCCGTAGATCGAGCGTGACCACGGTGGCCCCGCTGGTTTTTAACCGGTTGTAGAACGGTCGCTGCCGCATCGATTCCGCCCCGTCCAGATCGAGCAGAATCCAGACGGCGGG harbors:
- a CDS encoding L-lactate dehydrogenase, which gives rise to MKVGIVGSGLVGSTAAYALVMQGVGREVVLVDRNACRADAEADDLFHAVPFSHPLTVRSGDYDALADSRVVIISAGVNQQPGETRLQLLERNAAVFSEVVPAILRYAPEAVLVVATNPVDVMTHLTAHFAGKLGVPAHRVIGSGTTLDTARFRTLLGTHLGVDSHHIHGYVIGEHGDSEVLTWSLTAVAGLRLDEFCRVRGMTLSAEQRANVDQRVRRAAYHIIQGKGATYYGIGSALARIVDVVLHNQRAVLTVCSPTAEVAGVQDVTLSLPRIVGGQGLIASMPLTLDDAEQAALQRSAGILREAITSLKL
- a CDS encoding PhoPQ-activated pathogenicity-related family protein → MKCFCSRIVPVAAVLLLLSAARTWAESPAPSMDVPKAIFNYMERPEPEFRWENLGEKKFPGLGVVQHLKLTSQTWQNLTWQHDLMVYEPEGLKITDHMLLFVTGGAIGKEPKEGDIQQGLLLAKLCGARVATIHQVPNQPLFGDRFEDDLITETWLKYLATGDETWPLLFPMVKSAVKAMDALQQFAEQDRKTKVTGFVITGASKRGWTSWLTPVVDPRIVGTAPIVIDTLNFPAQMKYQKETWGAYSEQIADYTSKGLVKEETEPKTEREDRLWHMMDPYTYRKQLTLPKLLIVGTNDRYWTVDAMRMYYDDLVGPRAVLAAPNVGHNLGDRKAFALTTLAVFFRHAATGRPLPGVTWKFDKTPAEVRLDVVADQMPVNVRHWSAESPSFDFRESKWSPTEVETPTPKFHVLRAIPAGKNVATFVELEYEHDGTVYSLTTQVFRN
- a CDS encoding DUF1559 domain-containing protein encodes the protein MLTLRRPNRPSPSRQPRGFTLIELLVVIAIIAILIALLLPAVQQAREAARRTQCRNNLKQMGLALHNHESTYGSMPAWQKIIATVDYPTPPNPYGSGTTQRTTMGTLFHLLPFMDQAAIYNMFDLKRSYVDPRNMPPAYGTLSIDATKSIPGFVCPSTPGGLLSDYGPYFTSVGLPLGPMIMPRTDYVPLRGLHSSFAVCAGMPSTTTHNAMLGLPDKDPDTDPAGKKSTIKFAEVTDGLSTTLCFVELAGKQNLYFRGKALPNQTWGPPQGNVALNVFYGDVNVARHLRGYSGADIANPTQAGCSAINVINENNLYSFHVGGAHALRGDGSVVFLSENMSAAVLAAIVSRDGGEALGID
- a CDS encoding Fur family transcriptional regulator is translated as MGGNPQNEIDQVPQIRALLGGVGLRTTAARLAVVRRLQRATSPVSHAEVAEELVPLGFDKATVFRNLTDLVDAGLVTRTELGDHVWRFELRDQAHPDRGHHPHFVCVDCGSVTCLQEVDVPKTMQKSWSRIGDVTEVLLKGHCHACSQKA
- a CDS encoding sodium-translocating pyrophosphatase, whose amino-acid sequence is MTLVLGLRRAACAVLSFCFLLIGNSISQAGEADLVLPQVRTATIDALGVSLSGQVLLFGGLLVCAGGAAFGLWQARRLMQLPTHGSMREVSELIYTTCKTYLLTQARLLAILEVLIGAVIFIYYYAFVGLPLPTVAMILFWSVVGILGSFGVAWFGMRINTYANSRAAFAALRGKPLPVLQIPLQAGMSIGLLLISVELALMLIILLFVPPDKAGPCFLGFAVGESLGASVLRICGGIFTKIADIGADLMKIVFKIKEDDARNPGVIADCVGDNAGDSVGPTADGFETYGVTGVALITFIALAMTANPALQATLLIWLFVMRAMMIVTSLGSYLANERWATRQFGAVDKMDFEHPLHRLVVLTSAVSVVVTYVMSYVLLGSLEGASAGLWWKLSTIISCGTVAGALIPVLTMVFTSLSSKHVEEIVSSSEQGGASLTILSGLVAGNFGAFWTGMSIAGLMGAAWAIGTLIPPELMSGYQSVFAFGLVAFGFLGMGPVTIAVDSYGPVTDNAQSVFELSMIESSPGISSEVQRDYGFEPRFEHAKDFLEENDGAGNTFKATAKPVLIGTAVVGATTMIFSLVLMLTGGHPDAMQRLAITDPMVLLGFLCGGAVVYWFTGASTQAVTTGAYRAVEYIKKHIRLDVDGPAKASVEDSQKVVQICTEYAQTGMFNIFCAICLLTLGFAFLDSYLFIAYLMSIAVFGLFQAVFMANAGGAWDNAKKLVEVRYKMKGTPLHDAVVVGDTVGDPFKDTSSVSLNPIIKFTTLFGILAVELAVKINQPTLTPVLGAAFLAGAFYFVWRSFYKMRIVAAAE